A window of Geothrix edaphica genomic DNA:
TGAGGCTCGCCGTGGGGTTCCCGCCGGGGCTGTGACCCCACTCGGATCCCGTATCCTGGGTCATGCGCCTTCGCCGCCTGCTCTGCCTTCCCGCCGCCCTCCTGCTCCAGGGGGCGCCACCGGACATCGCCGTGCCGCCCGCGGAGGCCGTCCGCACCCCCAGCGGCCTGGCGTACCGCGTGATCCGCCCGGGGCAGGGCGGCCGGCGGCCCACCACCGGGGACTTCGCCCGGGTCCACTTCACGGGCTGGGGGCCGGATGGTGCCGTCTTCACGAACACGAGGGTCCAGGATGAGGCGCCCTTCGTCAGCCTGGAGCGGCTGATGCCGGGGATGCGGGAGAGCCTGCTGGCCATGACCGTGGGCGAGCAGCGGCGCGTCTGGATCCCCGAGGCCCTCGCCTTCGCGGGGGCCAAGGGCCGGCCCGCCGGGACCGTGGCGATGGACCTGGAGCTGCTGGACGTGGTGCCCGATCCCCACCAGGCGCCGGCGGATGTGGCCGCTCCGCCGCCGGACGCGGCGGTCCTCCGCTCGGGCCTGGCCTTCAGCGTGCTCAAGCCGGGCACGGGGAAGGTCCACCCGACCCGGTCCAGCTGGGTGATCGTCCACTACACGGGCTGGACCACCGACGGGAGGATGTTCGACAGCTCGCTCCCGAAAGGCAATGCGGTCCCGCTCCACCTGAAGGGCACCATCGCAGGCTGGATCGAGGGCCTCCAGCTCATGGTGGAGGGGGAGCGGCGGCGCTTCTGGGTGCCAGAAAAGCTGGCCTACCAGGGTGCCAGCGGGATGCCCAGGGGCATGCTGGTCTTTGATGTGGAGCTGGTGGGGATCGGCCAGTAGCTCCAGCTCCTAGTTGAAGCGAACCTCCGACTGGGCCAGGGCATAGGCGAAGCTGGCCAGCGCGGCGGCGTTGAAGGCGAGGTCCTCCTTCTCCACCTTGTCGAAGGTGTCGGCGTGGGTGTGGTGGATGTCGAAGTAGTGGGTGGCGGCGTGGCCCACGCCGATGCCGGGCACGCCCTCGGCCACCATGGGGCCCACGTCCGCGCCGGATCCGCCGAGGCGCAGGTCGATGGCCCCGAACGGGGCAAGGCTGGCTCCCAGGCCCTTCAAGGAGGCCAGAGCCGCGGCTTTGGCCTCCGGCGTGGCCTTGCGGAGATCGAGGCCGAAGGACTTGATGCGCTCACTGCCGGAATCGGATTCGAAGGCGGCCACGATGTCCCTGAACTCGGCGCGATGGGCGTCGCGATAGGCGAGGCCGCCGCGCAGGCCGTTCTCCTCGTTGGTCCAGAGCACCACGCGGACAGTGCGGCGGGGCTTGAGTCCCAGGGCCTGGATGAGCCGCGCGGCCTCCAGGGCGGTGACGGTGCCGGCGCCGTCGTCCTGGGCGCCCTGGCCCACATCCCAGCTGTCCAGATGGCCACTGAGGATGACGACTTCGCCGGGCCGCTCCGTGCCCCGGATCTCGCCCACCACGTTGGCGGAGGGGACATCCGGCAGCGTCTGGGCGCCCATCTCGAGGTGGACCCGGATCGGCTCGCCGCGCTGCTGCATGCGCCGCATCTGCGTGGCGGCCTCCAGGGTCACCGAGGCGGTGGGGATCTTGGGGAAGGCGGGATCGTAGTCCATGACGCCGGTGTGGGGGGTATCGAGGCTCACGGGCCCCACGGAGCGCACGAGGGCAGCCACCGCGCCGTGCTTCGCCGCCTTCGCGGCCCCGTCGTGCCGGTAGACCACCGTATGGCCGTAGCCCTTGTAGGGCACGTCGAAGAGGACGATCTTCCCCTTCACGGCCGCCGCGCCCAGCTGATCCAGCTCGTCGAAGGAGCCCACCACCACCACGTCGGCGGTGAGGCCGCCCGGAGGCGTGCCCACGCTGCCGCCCAGGCCCAGGATGTTCAGGCGGTGCGGGGCGGGCAGGAGCAGCTCGGCGGATTCCCGGCCGCGCACCCAGTGGGGCACCATGGCCGCTTCGGTGTGGACGTTGACGAGGCCCGCGGCCTTCATGCGCTCCTGGGCCCAGGCGATGGCCTGGTCCAGCTGGGGGGATCCGCTGAGACGGGGGCCGATGCGGTCGCAGAGCCAGGCCAGATCCGCATAGGCGCCGTGGGTGCGGAAGGCTTCGGCCCGCAGGCGCTCGGAGGGTGTCTTCGGCGTCTGCGCGCCGAGGAGCAGGGGGGCGAGGAGGAACGGGAGGCAGCGGGATGGGGTCATGCCTCATCTTAATTGGTAATTCCGGCGGTTCACGGCTTTTTTGCCAGGGCCTCGATCTGGGCCGTCACGGCCTTCGTCAGCGCGTTGGGGATCGGGATGCTCAGGCTGTACTGCTCG
This region includes:
- a CDS encoding FKBP-type peptidyl-prolyl cis-trans isomerase; translated protein: MRLRRLLCLPAALLLQGAPPDIAVPPAEAVRTPSGLAYRVIRPGQGGRRPTTGDFARVHFTGWGPDGAVFTNTRVQDEAPFVSLERLMPGMRESLLAMTVGEQRRVWIPEALAFAGAKGRPAGTVAMDLELLDVVPDPHQAPADVAAPPPDAAVLRSGLAFSVLKPGTGKVHPTRSSWVIVHYTGWTTDGRMFDSSLPKGNAVPLHLKGTIAGWIEGLQLMVEGERRRFWVPEKLAYQGASGMPRGMLVFDVELVGIGQ
- a CDS encoding M20/M25/M40 family metallo-hydrolase, whose protein sequence is MTPSRCLPFLLAPLLLGAQTPKTPSERLRAEAFRTHGAYADLAWLCDRIGPRLSGSPQLDQAIAWAQERMKAAGLVNVHTEAAMVPHWVRGRESAELLLPAPHRLNILGLGGSVGTPPGGLTADVVVVGSFDELDQLGAAAVKGKIVLFDVPYKGYGHTVVYRHDGAAKAAKHGAVAALVRSVGPVSLDTPHTGVMDYDPAFPKIPTASVTLEAATQMRRMQQRGEPIRVHLEMGAQTLPDVPSANVVGEIRGTERPGEVVILSGHLDSWDVGQGAQDDGAGTVTALEAARLIQALGLKPRRTVRVVLWTNEENGLRGGLAYRDAHRAEFRDIVAAFESDSGSERIKSFGLDLRKATPEAKAAALASLKGLGASLAPFGAIDLRLGGSGADVGPMVAEGVPGIGVGHAATHYFDIHHTHADTFDKVEKEDLAFNAAALASFAYALAQSEVRFN